The DNA sequence TGCAGCACCGGATCGTCGTGCAGCGGCGGCTCGTCCGACAGCGGCGGCGGCTCGTCGTGCGGCGGCGGGTCCTCGTGCGGCGGTGGCGGCGGGTGCGGGGGATGACCCCGCTGGCCGGGCGCGGTGTCGGCATCGGCTGGCGGCCCGAGATCGCGGGGTTCGTGGCCGAGCTGCCCGGTCTGCGCTTCGTCGAGGTCGTCGCCGAGTCGGTGCCGCACCGCGGCCACGGTGAACCGCCCCCGGCGCTGGCCGCACTGGCCCGCGCCGGGGTCGCCGTCGTGCCGCACGGGGTGAAGCTCTCCCTCGGCGGCGCCGAGCCGGTCGACCCGCACCGCGTCGCGCACCTGGCCCACTGCGCGCAGGTGCTGCGGGCCCCGCTGGTCAGCGAGCACATCGCGTACGTCCGCGCGGGCGGGCTGGAGGCCGGGCACCTGCTGCCGGTGCCGCGCAGCCGGGCGGCGGTCGCCGCGATCGCGGCCAACGTCGCCCGGACCACCGCCGAGCTGGACGTGCCGCTGGCGCTGGAGCCGATCGCGGCGCTGTTCGACTGGCCCGACGACGAGCTGACCGAGGCCCAGTTCCTGACCGAGGTGCTGGACCGCACGGACGCGCTGCTGCTGCTCGACATCGCCAACGTGTACGCCAACGCCCGCAACCGCGGCACCGACCCGCTGGCCCTGCTGGCGGAGCTGCCGCTGGACCGCGTGGCGTACGTCCACGTCGCGGGCGGTTCCGAGCGCGGCGGCCACTACCACGACACGCACACCGACCCGGTGCCCTGGGAGGTGCTGGAGCTGCTGCGGGAACTGTGCGACCGGTCCCGCCCACCGGCGCTGCTGCTGGAACGCGACGGCGACTACCCGCCCGCGGCGGCCCTGCGCGCCGACCTGGACGCCATCAGCGACGCCTCCGGCTACCCGGTGATCACGTGACGGAGGTGTGGCGCGAGGAGCTGGCGCGGCGGCAGGAGGAGCTGGTGCGGGCGCTGGTCGGCGGGGGTGCGCTGCCCGACGGGTTCGTGGCGCGCGACGTGACCGCGACGCGGGACGCGCTGCTGCGCAAGCGGGCCGGCGAGGTGGCCCGGGTGTGGCCGCTGCTGGCCGCCTCGGCCGGGCCCGGCCGGTGGGCGGCGACGTTCGGCGCCTGGGCGGCGGGACGGCCGCCGCAGGGTTCGCTGCGCGACGGCTGGGACTACGCGCGGGCGCATCCGCCGGTGGGCCCGGCCGCGCTGGAGCTTGCGGAGCGGGAGCTGCTGTGGTCGTACGACAGCAGCTCCGCGCCCCGTCCCCGCCGGGGACCCGGCCTGGGCCGGGTGGGCGGGGTGTTCCTGGTCCGCTGGCGCGGACGCGTCCACCGCTGGTCGCGGTAGCCCAGGCCAACGTTAGCCCAGCGCGACAGCCGCCGAATCCACCTGGAGTCCCGGCTGTACGGGCGAGTCGGTCACGGCGCTCTGCTCACCGGTTCGCGGCGACCCTGTCGCCGCGAACTGCGTCCGGTACAGGTCGGCGTACAGGCCGCCCTCGGCGAGCAGCTGCTCGTGGGTGCCGCGCTGGACGATGCGGCCGCCGTCGAGCACCAGGATCTGGTCGGCCTCGCGCACGGTCGACAGCCGGTGCGCGATGACCAGCGAGGTGCGGCCGGTCAGCGCGGTGGTGAGCGCCTGCTGCACGGCGGCCTCGCTCTCGGAGTCCAGGTGTGCGGTGGCCTCGTCCAGGATGACGATCGACGGGGCCTTGAGCAGCAGCCGGGCGATGGCGATGCGCTGCTTCTCGCCGCCGGAGAAGCGGTAGCCGCGCTCGCCGACGACGGTGTCCAGGCCGTCGGGGGTGTTGCGGACCAGGGTCTCGATCTGCGCGGCGCGCAGCGCGGCCCACAGCTCGTCGTCGGTGGCCTCGGGCCTGGCATAGCGCAGGTTCTCGGCGATGGTCTCGTGGAACAGGTGGGCGTCCTGGGTGACCACGCCGATGGTGTCGCGCAGCGACTGCGCGGTGGCGTCGCGCACGTCGACCCCGCCGACGAGCACGGCGCCGGAGGTGGCGTCGTACATCCGGCTGACCAGCATCGAGGTGGTGGACTTGCCCGCGCCGGACGGCCCGACCAGCGCGACCAGCTGACCCGGCTCGACGGTGAACGAGACGCCGCGCAGCACCGGCTCGGTGGCGACCCGGTCGAGCACGGCCACGTCCTCCAGCGAGGCGAGCGAGACCTCGCTGGCGGTCGGGTAGCGGAACACGACGTCGCGGAACTCCACCCGCGAGGCGCGCGGCGGCAGGTCGACGGCGTCGGGCTTCTCGGCGATGGCGGGGGCCAGGTCGAGGATCTCGAAGACGCGGTCGAAGGAGACCAGGGCACCCATCACGTCGACGCGGACATTGGACAGGGCGGTGATCGGGCCGTACAGGCGGACCAGGAGCAGGGCCAGGGCGACCACGGTGCCCGCGCCGATCTGGCCCTTGACCGCGTACCAGCCGCCCAGGCCGTAGACCAGCGCCTGGGCCAGTGACGCGACCAGCATCATGGCCGCGAAGAAGATCCGGGAGAACATGGCGCTCTCCACGCCGATGTCGCGCACCCGCCCGGCCCGCCGCGCGAACCGGTCGGCCTCCACCTCGGGACGGGCGAACAGCTTCACCAGCAGCGCCCCGGCCACCCCGAACCGCTCGGTCATGGTGGCCTGCATACGGGCGTTGAGCTCGTACGACTCCTTGGTGATCTCCGCCAGCCGGTTGCCGACCCGGCGCGCGGGCAGGATGAACAGGGGCAGCAGCACCAGCGACAGCACGGTGATCTGCCAGCTCAGCGTGAACATCACGGCCGCGGTGAGGACGAGCTGGATGATGTTGCCGACCACGCCCGACAGCGTGCTGGTGAAGGCGCGCTGGGCGCCGAGCACGTCGTTGTTGAGGCGGCTGACCAGGGCACCGGTCTGGGCGCGGGTGAAGAACTGCACCGGCAGCCGCTGGACGTGGTCGTACACCCGGGTGCGCAGGTCGTAGATCAGGCCCTCGCCGATGCGGGCGGAGTAGTAGCGCTCGGCCAGCGACAGCAACGCGCTGAGCACGGCCAGGGCCGCGATGTACAGCGCGATCCGGATGACCGTCGCGGCGGCGTCGGGGTCGGGGGCCGCGCCGGGCGGCGGCGCGATCACGTTGACCACGTCCTTCGCCAGCAGCGGGGTGGCCACGCCCATGACCGCGCCGAGCACCACGGTCAACAGGAAGACCGTGATCTCTTTCCGGTACGGCCGGGCGAAGCCGAGAATCCGCTTGGCGGTCTGCCGGCCTATCTTGCGGTCCTCGACACTCTGTCCGCGTCGCATGGAACGCATCAGCTGTTCCATGCCCCCCGCGCCACCTGGATGCATTCCGTGCCTCTCACTAATCCGTCGATCAGCCGCATTAACGCGGCCCGCAAACGGAAAATTCCTTAGCGAGGCTAAGAATATCCTGAGCCCCATTCGGGGCCGAACCGAATGCCTACTCCCCCAGTCCGGCCAGATCCCGAATACGGCGGGTCTGCGCTTCGCGCTCGGCCCGTTCCTGCTCGGCGTGACCACGCCCGGAAGCCCCGGCGAGCAGCGCCTTGATCTCGACGACGGCGTCGCGCGGGCCGGCCAGCACCGCCTGCACCAGGTCGGATGTCGCCGCGTCCAGCTCGTCGCGGGCCACCACCAGGTTGGCCAGGCCGATCCGCTCCGCCTCGGCGGCGCCCACCCGGCGGCCGGTGACGCACAGCTCCAGCGCCCGGCCGTACCCGACCAGGTCGACCAGCCGCTTGGTGCCGGTGAGGTCGGGCACCAGGCCGAGGGTCACCTCGGCCATCGAGAACACGGCGTCGTCGGCGGCGATCCGCAGGTCGCAGGCCAGCGCCAGCTGGAACCCGGCGCCGATCGCGTGGCCCTGCACCGCCGCGACGGTGATCAGGTCAGGACGGCGCAGCCAGGTGAACGCCTGCTGGAACTCCGCGATCCGGTCGGCGCACTCCTGCGGGCTGATCCGGGCCAGCTCCTGGAACTCGCCGCCGGCCACCACGCTCAGGTCCAGGCCCGCGGAGAACGACCGCCCCTCGCCGCGCAGAACCACCACCCGCACGTCACCGGTCAGGCCGCGGGCGAACTCGGTCAGCCCTGCCCACAGCGCCGGGGTCTGCGCGTTGCGCACCTGCGGGCGGTCCAATGTCACCGTCGCGACTGGACCGTCGACAAGTACGCGAAAGCCGGTCGCTGTCTCGTCAGACATCGGCCGGCTCCCACTGCTGCCTTGGTGCAAGCGAAATCATGCCTTCTTCCGCCGCCTGGCTCCGCCGCGCTGCCGCAGGGCCACACCGGACTCGGTGAGCACGCGGTGGATGAACCCGTACGAGCGACCAGTAGACGCTGCCAGCGCGCGGATGCTCTCACCCGACGTGTAGCGCTTCACGAGGTCCTTGGCGAGCGTCTGGCGTTCGGTGCCGACGATCCGGCGACCCTTCTCGGTGGCGGTAGCTGTACCGGTGGCTGCCATGTTGACTTCCTCACGTCCCGGACGATGCGGTTGCGGTCTCACCTATTAGACCGCCTCCGACGATCATGCGCTAGATATCAATTCCATGCCAACCGACACGCAAGGTGCTGTCGGGTACCCGATAGCCCGCATATAGCGTATGGCGCCATGACCGCTGAACCCCCGAGCGACCGCGTCCGACAGTGGCGCGACCTGTTGGGCTGGGCGCTGCTGGCCGGCGCCGGCCTGCTCGTGACCTGGGTGGCGGTGCGCGCCGGGGCACGGCTCGGCACCGCCAGCGCACCGTTTCTCGGCAGCTACCGACTCACGATCTCCCCACTGTCGATGCTCGCGCCGGTGGTCGCCGGCGCCGTCCTGGTGGCCGCCTGGCGCGGTTGGCTGCATCGACTGCCGTGGTGGTCGGTCAGCGTCGGCTCGGCGGTCGCGATGTTCGCCTGGGCGGCCGCGCTGGCCCTGGTCGACGGCGCGGACGGATTCACCCGTTCGCTGTCGCCGGACAGCTACCTGGGCGACGTGCAGGAGGTCGGCGACGACCCGCTGGGCTACCTGAGCACGTTCACCAGCCGCTCGGCCGAGCACACCAGCGCCACCCGCGGGCACCCGCCCGCGCCGGTGCTGCTGCTGTGGGCGGTGCAGCGGCTCGGGGTCAGCAGCCACCTCACGCTGGCACTGCTGGTGACCGCGGTCGGGGCGCTGTCGGTGCCGCTGATCCTGGCCGCGGTGCGCGACATGGGCGGCGAGCAGACCGCGCGGGCGTACGCGCCGGTGCTGATGCTCGCGCCGTACGCGGTGTGGGTGGCGGTGTCGATGGACGCCGTCGTGGCCGCCATCGGGGCGGCGATGACGCTGGCCGGGGTGCGGGCCACCCGGCGGCACGGCTGGCGCGCGGCGCTGTGGGCGGTGCTGGCCGGGCTGCTGCTCGGCGTGGCGGCGCTGTTCTCGTACGCCGCGGCGTGGCTCGGGCTGTCGGTGGTGTGCCTGTACTTCGCGCGCCGCCGGGCCGCCCTGAACCTGTTCAGCGGGCTGGGCGCGCTGCTGCCGGTGCTCGGGGCGGCGACGCTGGGCTTCGCCTGGACCGACGGGCTGGGCGCCGCCTACGACGATTTCAACCAGCGCATCGAGCCGCACCGCTCGGTGCTGTGGTGGAGCCTGATCAGCGTGTGCGCGCTGCTGCTGGCCGCCGGGCCGCCGCTGTACGCGAGCCTGCGCAAGGTGCGCAACACCCCTGGCTGGCCGTTCCTGGTGGGCGCCGCGGCGGCGGTGCTGTTCTCGATCGGGGCCGGGCTGGCGCGCGGCGGGATCGAGCACGCGTGGCTGCCGTACTTCCCCTGGCTGACGATCGCCGCGGTGGCTCCTGAACGCCCCGGCGGGAACCCGGTGCCCGCCCCGCTGATCCTGGTCGCCGTAGGCGCCCTGTCCGCGATGGTCATCGAGGCGGTCCTGTCCACGCCCTGGTAGCGCCGCCCGACGAAAGGAAGGGCACCTTCTCATCGCTTTGCGATGTAGCAGGTGCCCTTCTTAACACTCAGGTCAGGCGAGTTCGACGAGTTCGAGCAGGTCGTCGGACCAGGCGTCCTCGTCGCCGTCGGGCAGGAGGATGGCGCGGTCTGGCTTGAGCGCCGAGACGGCGCCCGGGTCGTGGGTGACCAGGACGATCGCCCCGGGGTATCGGGCGATCGCGTCGAGCACCTGCTCGCGGCTGACCGGGTCGAGGTTGTTGGTGGGCTCGTCGAGCAGCAGCACGTTCGCGCCCGAGCAGACCAGCGTCGACAGCGCCAGCCGGGTCTTCTCCCCGCCGGACAGCACGCCCGCGGGCTTGTCCACGTCGTCGCCGCTGAACAGGAACGCGCCCAGGATGCGGCGCAGCTCGGTGTCGGTCTGCTCCGGCGCGGCCGAGCGCATGTGGTCGAGGATGGTCCGCTCGACGTCCAGCGTCTCGTGCTCCTGGGCGTAGTAGCCCAGCCGCAGGCCGTGACCGGCCTTCACCTCGCCGGTGTCGGGCTCCAGCATGCCCGCGAGCATGCGCAGCAGGGTGGTCTTGCCCGCGCCGTTGAGGCCCAGGATGACCACGCGCGAGCCGCGGTCGACCGCGACGTTGACGTCGGTGAAGATCTCCAGCGAGCCGTACGACTTCGACAGCCCCTCCGCCGTCAGCGGCGTCTTGCCGCAGGCGGCCGGGGTGGGGAAGCGCACCTTGGCCACCTTGTCGGCGGCGCGCACCTCGTCCAGCCCGGAGATCATCTTCTCGGCGCGCTTGGCCATGTTCTGCGCGGCGATGGTCTTGGTGGCCTTGGCACGCAGCTTGTCGGCCTGCGCCATCAGGGCGCCGGCCTTCTTCTCGGCGTTGGCGCGCTCGCGCTTGCGGCGGCGCTCGTCGGTCTCGCGCGCCTCAAGGTAGGTCTTCCAGCCCATGTTGTAGCTGTCGACCACGGCGCGGTTCGCGTCGAGATACCACACCTTGTTGACCACGGCGTCCAGCAGTGAGGCGTCGTGGGAGATGACCACCAGGCCGCCCTTGTGGCCGCTGAGGAAGCTGCGCAGCCAGGTGATGGAGTCGGCGTCGAGGTGGTTGGTCGGCTCGTCGAGCAGCAGGATGCCGCCGCCGGTCTCGGTGGCGTCGCGGAACAGGATCCGGGCCAGCTCGATGCGGCGGCGCTGGCCGCCGGAGAGGGTGCCCAGGGTCTGGGCGAGGACGCGGTCGGGCAGGCCGAGGTTCGCGCAGATGCGGGCGGCCTCGGACTCGGCACCGTATCCGCCGAGGGCGGAGAACTGGTCCTCCAGCTGCCCGTAGCGCCGCATGAACTTGTCGTCCTCGGCGAGGCGGCCCTCCAGGGCCTTCATCTCGTTGCGCAGCACGTCCAGGCCGCGGGCGGACAGCACCCGGTCGGCGGCGGTGATCTCGAGGTCGCCGGTGCGCGGGTCCTGCGGCAGGTAGCCGACGGGTCCGCGCCGGTCGACCAGCCCCGCGTAGGGCGAGCCCTCCCCTGCGAGCACCTTCAGGGTGGTGGTCTTGCCGGCACCGTTGCGGCCGACGAGGCCGATGCGGTCGCCGGGCTGGACCCGCAGAGCGGTCTCCCCCAGGAGGATGCGCGCGCCTGCGCGCAGTTCCAGGCCGGTGGCCGTGATCATGATCTCTCCCAGGTCGGGGGCGGCCACCGGGTGGCACAGGGAACGAGGAACCCATTCTACCGGGGGTGCCGACCATGCCTGCCACGGCATTTGGCCGTTCGACGCCATGATTTGGGTGTAATTGCCCACAAACATGCTTAGGCTGGCCAACGTGAGCATCAATGAAAACGCCGAACTCGACCCGTCCCAGGTCGAGGACATGCGTGGGCAGGGCGGCGGAGGCGGCGGAGGCGGCTTCAACTTCCCACCCATGGGCGGCGGCGGAGGCGGCGGCATGGGCGGCGCCGGTGCCGGTTGCCTGGGCGCCCTGCTGCCCAGCCTGCTGCGTAGCAAGATCGGCATGGTGGTGCTGCTGGTCGGGGCGCTGTGCGTGGGCATCCTGCTGTGCACCGGCGGCGGTTCCGGCATCTTCAGCGGTCTCGGCGGGGTCGAGCAGCCCGCCACCCAGAAGCAGCCCGGCGACACGGGCGCCACCGGGGACCTGGCCACCAAGTGCGGCAAGGACAACCCCGACCGCTTCAACGACGCGGCCTGCCGCAACCTGCTCTACATCAACTCGATCCAGAACTACTGGCAGAGCGCGATGCCGCAGTACTTCGGCCAGCCGTACCAGAAGGCGACCACGCGGTACTTCACCGGCTCGGTCAACACCGCGTGCGGCCCGGCCACCTCCGGCGTCGGCCCGTTCTACTGCCCCGGCGACAACCACGTGTACATCGACCTGGCCTTCTACAACGAGCTGGCCAGCCGGTTCGGCGCCAAGGGCCAGTTCGCCCAGGCGTACGTGCTCGCCCACGAGTACGGCCACCACATCCAGACCCTGACCGGCACCGAGGCCCAGGTGCGCCGCGCCCAGCAGCGCGACCCGTCCAACGCCAACCGCTACTCGGTCGCGATGGAGCTCCAGGCCGACTGCTACGCCGGGGTGTGGGCCAACGCGGCCAGCAAGACCACGGACGCCACCGGCGCCCCGCTGTTCAAGAGCGTCACCCAGCAGGACATCGACCAGGCGCTCGAAGCGGCCGCGGCCGTCGGCGACGACGCGATCCAGCAGAAGGCCGGCGCCCGGATCAACCAGGACGCGTTCACGCACGGCTCGTCCGAGCAGCGCCAGCAGTGGTTCAACCAGGGCTACACCAGCGGCGACCCCCGCAAGTGCAACACGTTTTCATAGGCGGCCGCCTTCGCGGCCGCGGCGCGATCGCCCGAAGGCGGCGTCTTCCCTCGTCGCTGCGGGGCCTTCGGCCCCGTCACGCTCCTCAGTCCAGACGCCGCCGCGATCGCGCGATCCCGGTGGGCCGGGTCAGGGCACCAGGTGGATACGGATGTTGTGGGCCAGGGCGACGGCGTCCACCAGGATCGCGTGGCGGGGTTCCGGGACGTCCAGCAGTCGCTCGTGGCGCAGCGGCAGCAGCGGTTCCAGCCGCTTGTCGGTGAGGATCGACTCGACGGTGCCCCGGTCGCCGCCGCAGACCAGGGCGGCCATGCTGTCGGCGTACGGCAGCAGGATCCGCGCCGCGACGTCGGCCGCGTCCTGCGCCGCCGCGCTGGCCTGGTTGTCCCGCCGCCGCGCGTACCGCTGCTGCGACCAGCCTCCCGCCGCCGTCCGCGCCTGCACGTAGAACGTGTCCACCTTGGACGCGATCAGCTCGTCGCCGTCGGCGACCCCGACCGCGACGGCGTTGCGCCGGGCCAGCAGCAGCCCGAGCCGCCGAGGCAGGGCCAGCTCGGCCAGCAGCGCGTCGACGTCGGCGACCTCCGGCAGCCCCGGCGGCGGCACCAGCAGCGCGGTGTCGCCGTTGGCGGCGACCAGCTTCAGCCCCTCCTCGGCGGCGCCGTCGTGGCGCGAGTAGAAGCCGTCCAGCCAGCGGCGCAGCCGTCGCGGCTGCACCTCGGCCCAGCGTCCCCCGCCGCTGGCGGGCTTGGCGACCATCAGGACAGCAGCGCCGCGACGGCGGCGTCCACATCGGCCGCGGTGGTGTACACGTGGAACGCCGCCCGGACCCGCCCGCCGCGTACGGCGGCGCGGATGCCCGCGGCGGCCAGCTTCTGCTCCGCGCCGGGCACGTCCACGGTGAC is a window from the Catellatospora sp. TT07R-123 genome containing:
- a CDS encoding DUF692 domain-containing protein, producing the protein MTPLAGRGVGIGWRPEIAGFVAELPGLRFVEVVAESVPHRGHGEPPPALAALARAGVAVVPHGVKLSLGGAEPVDPHRVAHLAHCAQVLRAPLVSEHIAYVRAGGLEAGHLLPVPRSRAAVAAIAANVARTTAELDVPLALEPIAALFDWPDDELTEAQFLTEVLDRTDALLLLDIANVYANARNRGTDPLALLAELPLDRVAYVHVAGGSERGGHYHDTHTDPVPWEVLELLRELCDRSRPPALLLERDGDYPPAAALRADLDAISDASGYPVIT
- a CDS encoding ABC transporter ATP-binding protein; this encodes MHPGGAGGMEQLMRSMRRGQSVEDRKIGRQTAKRILGFARPYRKEITVFLLTVVLGAVMGVATPLLAKDVVNVIAPPPGAAPDPDAAATVIRIALYIAALAVLSALLSLAERYYSARIGEGLIYDLRTRVYDHVQRLPVQFFTRAQTGALVSRLNNDVLGAQRAFTSTLSGVVGNIIQLVLTAAVMFTLSWQITVLSLVLLPLFILPARRVGNRLAEITKESYELNARMQATMTERFGVAGALLVKLFARPEVEADRFARRAGRVRDIGVESAMFSRIFFAAMMLVASLAQALVYGLGGWYAVKGQIGAGTVVALALLLVRLYGPITALSNVRVDVMGALVSFDRVFEILDLAPAIAEKPDAVDLPPRASRVEFRDVVFRYPTASEVSLASLEDVAVLDRVATEPVLRGVSFTVEPGQLVALVGPSGAGKSTTSMLVSRMYDATSGAVLVGGVDVRDATAQSLRDTIGVVTQDAHLFHETIAENLRYARPEATDDELWAALRAAQIETLVRNTPDGLDTVVGERGYRFSGGEKQRIAIARLLLKAPSIVILDEATAHLDSESEAAVQQALTTALTGRTSLVIAHRLSTVREADQILVLDGGRIVQRGTHEQLLAEGGLYADLYRTQFAATGSPRTGEQSAVTDSPVQPGLQVDSAAVALG
- a CDS encoding enoyl-CoA hydratase/isomerase family protein, with the translated sequence MSDETATGFRVLVDGPVATVTLDRPQVRNAQTPALWAGLTEFARGLTGDVRVVVLRGEGRSFSAGLDLSVVAGGEFQELARISPQECADRIAEFQQAFTWLRRPDLITVAAVQGHAIGAGFQLALACDLRIAADDAVFSMAEVTLGLVPDLTGTKRLVDLVGYGRALELCVTGRRVGAAEAERIGLANLVVARDELDAATSDLVQAVLAGPRDAVVEIKALLAGASGRGHAEQERAEREAQTRRIRDLAGLGE
- a CDS encoding helix-turn-helix domain-containing protein, which gives rise to MAATGTATATEKGRRIVGTERQTLAKDLVKRYTSGESIRALAASTGRSYGFIHRVLTESGVALRQRGGARRRKKA
- a CDS encoding ABC-F family ATP-binding cassette domain-containing protein, with product MITATGLELRAGARILLGETALRVQPGDRIGLVGRNGAGKTTTLKVLAGEGSPYAGLVDRRGPVGYLPQDPRTGDLEITAADRVLSARGLDVLRNEMKALEGRLAEDDKFMRRYGQLEDQFSALGGYGAESEAARICANLGLPDRVLAQTLGTLSGGQRRRIELARILFRDATETGGGILLLDEPTNHLDADSITWLRSFLSGHKGGLVVISHDASLLDAVVNKVWYLDANRAVVDSYNMGWKTYLEARETDERRRKRERANAEKKAGALMAQADKLRAKATKTIAAQNMAKRAEKMISGLDEVRAADKVAKVRFPTPAACGKTPLTAEGLSKSYGSLEIFTDVNVAVDRGSRVVILGLNGAGKTTLLRMLAGMLEPDTGEVKAGHGLRLGYYAQEHETLDVERTILDHMRSAAPEQTDTELRRILGAFLFSGDDVDKPAGVLSGGEKTRLALSTLVCSGANVLLLDEPTNNLDPVSREQVLDAIARYPGAIVLVTHDPGAVSALKPDRAILLPDGDEDAWSDDLLELVELA
- a CDS encoding neutral zinc metallopeptidase; this translates as MSINENAELDPSQVEDMRGQGGGGGGGGFNFPPMGGGGGGGMGGAGAGCLGALLPSLLRSKIGMVVLLVGALCVGILLCTGGGSGIFSGLGGVEQPATQKQPGDTGATGDLATKCGKDNPDRFNDAACRNLLYINSIQNYWQSAMPQYFGQPYQKATTRYFTGSVNTACGPATSGVGPFYCPGDNHVYIDLAFYNELASRFGAKGQFAQAYVLAHEYGHHIQTLTGTEAQVRRAQQRDPSNANRYSVAMELQADCYAGVWANAASKTTDATGAPLFKSVTQQDIDQALEAAAAVGDDAIQQKAGARINQDAFTHGSSEQRQQWFNQGYTSGDPRKCNTFS
- a CDS encoding acVLRF1 family peptidyl-tRNA hydrolase — protein: MMVAKPASGGGRWAEVQPRRLRRWLDGFYSRHDGAAEEGLKLVAANGDTALLVPPPGLPEVADVDALLAELALPRRLGLLLARRNAVAVGVADGDELIASKVDTFYVQARTAAGGWSQQRYARRRDNQASAAAQDAADVAARILLPYADSMAALVCGGDRGTVESILTDKRLEPLLPLRHERLLDVPEPRHAILVDAVALAHNIRIHLVP